From the genome of Penaeus chinensis breed Huanghai No. 1 chromosome 37, ASM1920278v2, whole genome shotgun sequence, one region includes:
- the LOC125045696 gene encoding phosducin-like protein 3: MQDPNEDTEWNDILRKKGILPPKEPEVTEEALAEMLEQTIQEKQSSEARLGKLSLDELDELEDDEDEAILLEFRKRRIEELKAQAEANKFGEVLEINAQDYVEKVNNAGSGIWVFLHLYKQGIPLCALINQCLSKLAVKYPQLKVLKSISTTCIPNYPDRNLPTIFVYYEGQMKRQFIGPGEFGGDKLKYDALEWMLSRTGAFTTDIERDPRGPKIKDVMMSSLRRTADSDEDDSDENDW; this comes from the exons GACCCTAATGAAGACACAGAGTGGAATGATATCCTTCGCAAGAAGGGTATCCTACCACCAAAGGAACCCGAGGTGACTGAGGAAGCCCTGGCTGAAATGCTAGAACAGACGATTCAAGAAAAACAGAGCTCAG AGGCAAGATTAGGAAAGCTCTCTCTTGATGAGCTTGATGAgctggaagatgatgaagatgaagccaTCCTCTTAGAGTTTAGAAAGAGAAGAATTGAGGAATTAAAAGCACAGGCTGAGGCCAATAAGTTTGGTGAG GTGTTGGAGATCAATGCCCAGGACTATGTGGAGAAAGTGAACAATGCAGGGTCAGGCATTTGGGTGTTTCTGCACTTGTACAAGCAGGGAATTCCTCTTTGTGCACTTATCAATCAGTGCCTCTCAAAGCTGGCAGTCAAATATCCACAG ctcAAAGTCCTGAAGTCGATATCAACAACGTGCATTCCTAACTATCCGGACAGGAATTTGCCAACGATCTTTGTCTATTATGAGGGCCAGATGAAGAGGCAGTTCATTGGTCCTGGAGAATTTGGTGGTGATAAACTGAAATATGACG CCCTGGAGTGGATGTTGTCTCGTACAGGTGCCTTTACGACTGACATTGAACGAGACCCAAGAGGTCCCAAAATCAAGGACGTCATGATGAGTTCCCTTAGGCGGACTGCtgacagtgatgaagatgatagcgaTGAAAATGATTGGTAG